The proteins below come from a single Parageobacillus thermoglucosidasius genomic window:
- the odhB gene encoding 2-oxoglutarate dehydrogenase complex dihydrolipoyllysine-residue succinyltransferase — translation MAEVKVPELAESITEGTIAQWLKKPGEYVEKGESICELETDKVNVEIMAEESGVLQQILAREGDTVAVGQAIAVIGEGQAAQPAAQEAASKATPEAAQEAAAVSTEEKQEQPVAAGTHPAQRPVASPAARKIAREKGIDLTQVPTVDPLGRVRKQDVESFAQQQSRPQAAPAAPVPQPQQPAPSVAKQDDGKPVVREKMSRRRQTIAKRLLEVTQSTAMLTTFNEIDMSAVIALRKRKKEKFFEEHDVRLGFMSFFVKAAVAALKKYPYVNAEIQGDEIILKKYYDIGVAVSTDEGLVVPVVRDCDRKNFAEIERDIAELAEKARNNKLSLSDLQGGTFTITNGGVFGSLFSTPLLNGPQVGILGMHAIKLRPVAIDEERIENRPMMYVALSYDHRIIDGKEAVGFLKTIKDLIENPEDLLLES, via the coding sequence GTGGCTGAAGTCAAAGTTCCAGAATTAGCAGAATCCATTACAGAAGGGACCATCGCGCAATGGTTGAAAAAGCCTGGTGAGTATGTGGAAAAAGGTGAATCGATTTGCGAATTGGAAACAGATAAAGTCAATGTTGAAATTATGGCGGAAGAATCCGGAGTATTGCAACAAATTTTAGCAAGGGAAGGAGACACAGTCGCCGTAGGGCAAGCGATCGCTGTCATTGGCGAAGGGCAGGCTGCTCAGCCGGCTGCACAAGAAGCAGCAAGCAAAGCAACGCCAGAAGCAGCGCAAGAAGCGGCAGCGGTCAGCACGGAAGAAAAACAGGAACAGCCAGTCGCGGCTGGCACTCATCCGGCACAGCGCCCGGTTGCTTCGCCGGCAGCGCGCAAAATCGCAAGAGAAAAGGGCATTGATTTAACACAAGTCCCTACTGTTGATCCGTTAGGCCGTGTCCGCAAACAAGATGTGGAGTCATTTGCGCAACAACAATCAAGACCGCAAGCGGCGCCGGCAGCACCGGTTCCGCAGCCGCAGCAACCAGCTCCATCTGTAGCGAAACAAGATGACGGCAAGCCGGTTGTCCGCGAAAAAATGTCGCGCCGCCGCCAGACGATTGCCAAACGTTTATTGGAAGTAACGCAATCTACGGCGATGTTGACGACATTTAATGAAATCGATATGTCGGCGGTTATAGCATTGCGAAAACGGAAAAAAGAGAAATTTTTCGAAGAGCACGATGTGCGCCTCGGGTTTATGTCTTTCTTTGTAAAAGCGGCGGTAGCGGCATTGAAAAAATATCCTTACGTCAATGCGGAAATTCAAGGTGATGAAATTATCTTGAAAAAATATTACGATATTGGCGTCGCTGTTTCCACCGACGAAGGATTGGTTGTTCCGGTGGTGCGCGACTGCGATCGGAAAAACTTTGCTGAAATCGAAAGAGATATTGCTGAATTGGCTGAAAAAGCGCGCAACAATAAACTATCGCTAAGCGACTTGCAGGGCGGAACGTTTACGATAACAAACGGTGGAGTGTTTGGTTCGCTGTTTTCCACTCCGCTTCTTAATGGACCGCAAGTCGGCATTTTAGGAATGCATGCCATCAAGCTTCGTCCTGTGGCAATCGACGAAGAGCGAATCGAAAATCGTCCGATGATGTATGTCGCGTTATCATATGATCATCGAATTATTGATGGAAAAGAAGCGGTTGGCTTTTTGAAAACGATCAAAGACTTGATCGAAAATCCAGAAGATCTTCTTTTAGAAAGTTAA
- a CDS encoding SDR family oxidoreductase, producing the protein MELRLSGKAALVVASSQGLGKAIARQLVLEGANVMITSRNEEKLQEVEQELRGLNKGKVAYVQADITKAEDIRRLVQKTVDTYGTIDLLVNNAGGPPAGTFETISDEDWYYAFELNLLSYIRIIREALPYLKKKGGKIVNIASSSIKVPIPGLILSNTFRTGIVGLTKTLAAEFAPYNILVNTVAPGRIATERVAFLDKINAEKLGISQEEMEERMKSAIPLNRYGTPEEFANAVVFLLSEANSYITGQSLIVDGGMVRAI; encoded by the coding sequence ATGGAGTTGCGCTTATCAGGAAAAGCTGCGCTTGTCGTCGCATCCAGTCAAGGCCTTGGCAAAGCAATTGCCCGGCAGCTTGTGCTGGAAGGGGCGAATGTTATGATTACAAGCCGGAACGAAGAGAAACTGCAAGAGGTAGAACAAGAGTTGCGTGGTTTAAATAAAGGAAAAGTTGCCTACGTTCAAGCAGATATTACGAAGGCGGAAGATATTCGCCGCCTTGTGCAAAAAACGGTAGATACTTATGGAACAATTGATTTGTTGGTAAACAACGCTGGAGGGCCTCCTGCGGGAACGTTTGAAACGATCAGCGACGAAGACTGGTACTATGCGTTTGAGTTGAATTTGCTTAGCTATATCCGCATTATTCGCGAAGCGCTTCCGTATTTAAAGAAAAAAGGTGGGAAAATTGTCAACATCGCTTCTTCTTCCATTAAAGTGCCGATTCCGGGATTAATTTTATCTAATACATTCCGCACTGGCATCGTCGGTTTGACGAAAACACTGGCTGCCGAGTTTGCGCCGTACAACATTTTAGTTAATACCGTTGCACCAGGGCGAATTGCAACAGAAAGAGTCGCGTTTTTGGACAAAATTAATGCTGAAAAATTAGGAATTTCGCAGGAGGAAATGGAGGAGCGCATGAAAAGCGCGATTCCGCTTAACCGTTACGGTACGCCGGAGGAATTTGCCAACGCCGTTGTATTCCTTCTTTCAGAAGCTAACTCTTACATCACCGGTCAATCACTCATTGTTGACGGCGGAATGGTAAGAGCGATTTAA
- a CDS encoding NAD(P)-dependent oxidoreductase, giving the protein MKTIGFIGLGVMGKSMARNLLKAGYPLLVNTRTKEKANDLIAEGAVWKETVAQLAKEADVVITMVGYPKDVEEVYFGEEGILANVKEGTYVIDMTTSTPSLAEKIYKAAKERNVYALDAPVSGGDIGAKEGKLTIMVGGDEEVFSACKPILERLGTNIVHQGKAGAGQHTKMCNQIAIASNMIGVCEALAYAKRSGLDPLKVLESISQGAAGSWSLSNLAPRMLAGDFQPGFYVKHFIKDMKIALEEAEKMNLQLPGLALAKSMYEELAKAGEENSGTQALYKRYIQE; this is encoded by the coding sequence GTGAAAACAATCGGATTTATCGGTCTTGGCGTAATGGGGAAAAGCATGGCGCGCAATTTGCTAAAAGCTGGGTATCCGCTGCTTGTTAACACGCGGACGAAAGAAAAGGCGAACGATCTCATTGCCGAGGGAGCCGTTTGGAAAGAAACAGTCGCTCAGCTTGCGAAAGAGGCGGATGTTGTCATAACAATGGTTGGATATCCAAAAGATGTGGAAGAAGTGTATTTTGGAGAAGAAGGAATACTTGCGAATGTGAAAGAAGGTACATATGTGATCGACATGACCACATCAACTCCATCGCTCGCCGAAAAAATTTATAAAGCGGCGAAAGAACGGAATGTTTATGCGCTTGACGCCCCTGTTTCTGGCGGGGATATTGGCGCAAAAGAAGGAAAGTTGACGATTATGGTCGGCGGCGATGAAGAAGTCTTTTCTGCATGCAAGCCGATTTTGGAAAGATTGGGGACGAATATTGTCCACCAAGGAAAGGCTGGCGCTGGCCAGCACACGAAAATGTGCAATCAAATTGCGATCGCATCAAACATGATTGGTGTCTGTGAGGCACTTGCATACGCGAAACGTTCAGGATTGGATCCGTTAAAAGTGTTAGAAAGCATTTCGCAAGGCGCGGCAGGAAGCTGGTCATTGAGCAATTTGGCGCCTCGCATGCTCGCGGGAGATTTTCAACCAGGCTTTTATGTTAAACATTTTATTAAAGATATGAAAATCGCGTTGGAAGAAGCGGAAAAAATGAATTTGCAACTGCCGGGGCTTGCGCTTGCGAAATCGATGTATGAAGAACTGGCAAAAGCAGGAGAGGAAAATAGCGGCACGCAAGCTTTATACAAACGGTACATTCAAGAATAA
- a CDS encoding acyl-CoA dehydrogenase has protein sequence MDFSYSPKVKELSKKLSAFMEEYIYPNEKVYEAQLNAQESRWSAIPPIIEELKAKAKKAGLWNLFLPDSEYGAGLTNLEYAPLCEMMGRSLIAPEVFNCNAPDTGNMEVLVRYGTEEQKKKWLIPLLNGEIRSCFSMTEPDVASSDATNIRASIVRDGDEYVITGRKWWSSGAGDPRCKIAIVMGKTNPDAPRHEQQSMILVPLDTPGVKIERMLSVFGYDHGPHGHAEITYDHVRVPKENIIWEEGKGFAIAQGRLGPGRIHHCMRLIGAAERALELMCQRVQKRVAFGRTLAEQGVIRDWIAQSRVEIEQARLLTLKAAYMMDKFGNKAAKKEIAMIKVVAPNVALKVIDRAIQAFGAAGISDDFPLAAHWANARTLRLADGPDEVHKEQIAKLELRQYQ, from the coding sequence ATGGATTTTTCTTATTCACCGAAAGTAAAAGAACTGTCAAAAAAATTAAGCGCTTTCATGGAAGAATACATTTACCCGAATGAAAAAGTGTACGAAGCGCAGCTTAATGCGCAAGAATCGCGGTGGTCCGCTATCCCGCCGATTATCGAAGAATTAAAAGCAAAAGCGAAAAAAGCAGGGTTATGGAACTTATTTTTGCCAGATAGTGAATATGGAGCAGGGCTGACCAATTTAGAGTATGCTCCGCTTTGCGAGATGATGGGGCGTTCCCTCATCGCGCCAGAAGTGTTTAATTGCAATGCCCCCGATACAGGAAATATGGAAGTGCTCGTTCGCTATGGAACGGAAGAACAAAAGAAGAAATGGTTGATCCCGTTGTTAAACGGGGAGATTCGCTCATGTTTTTCAATGACGGAACCGGATGTTGCGTCAAGCGATGCGACGAACATCCGTGCGAGCATCGTCCGCGATGGCGACGAATATGTGATTACAGGACGGAAGTGGTGGTCATCGGGAGCCGGCGATCCGCGATGCAAAATCGCGATTGTCATGGGAAAAACGAATCCAGACGCGCCGAGGCATGAACAGCAATCGATGATTCTTGTGCCGCTTGATACACCGGGAGTGAAAATAGAGCGGATGCTTTCCGTGTTTGGATATGATCATGGGCCGCACGGCCATGCGGAAATTACGTATGACCATGTTCGTGTGCCGAAAGAAAACATTATTTGGGAGGAAGGAAAAGGGTTTGCCATTGCGCAAGGACGTCTTGGCCCAGGGCGCATCCACCATTGCATGCGTCTGATCGGAGCGGCGGAGAGGGCGCTTGAGTTAATGTGCCAGCGCGTGCAAAAGCGGGTGGCGTTCGGGAGGACGCTGGCGGAACAAGGGGTTATCCGTGATTGGATTGCCCAGTCGCGCGTTGAGATTGAGCAAGCACGGCTGCTGACATTAAAAGCGGCGTATATGATGGATAAATTTGGTAACAAAGCAGCGAAAAAAGAAATTGCGATGATTAAAGTAGTCGCGCCAAATGTTGCGTTAAAAGTGATCGACCGTGCGATTCAGGCGTTTGGCGCGGCGGGAATCAGCGACGATTTCCCGCTTGCGGCACACTGGGCGAATGCGCGCACGTTACGTCTGGCCGATGGACCGGATGAGGTGCATAAAGAGCAGATCGCTAAGTTAGAATTGCGGCAATA